Proteins encoded by one window of Musa acuminata AAA Group cultivar baxijiao chromosome BXJ2-9, Cavendish_Baxijiao_AAA, whole genome shotgun sequence:
- the LOC135623006 gene encoding chorismate mutase 2-like produces MASRLVFSVCWFVVLLLFSSVCGGRRLRGESTALTLESVRKFLTREEDSIVFSLIERAKYPCNAPAYDPSYLGRATKFHALSLVDLFVRETEAVQAKAGRYQNPVEIPFFPKHMTLPSVPPYDFPNELHAAAASVNVSNTIWRKYFDEWLPQITSQGDDGNYAPTAAADLVCLQALSRRIHYGRYVAEAKYREAPQDYNTAIRAKDRDALMKLLTFESQEDAVKRRVEEKAKVFGQDVTLGKRVDDSSNATNYKVDPMVVYRLYGDWVIPMTKMVQVEYLLRRLD; encoded by the exons ATGGCATCTCGACTTGTCTTCTCCGTGTGCTGgttcgtcgtcctcctcctcttctcttctgTCTGTGGCGGTAGACGCCTCCGAGGAGAGTCGACGGCGCTCACGCTCGAATCGGTGAGGAAGTTCTTGACGAGAGAGGAGGATAGCATAGTGTTCAGCCTCATCGAGAGGGCCAAGTATCCATGCAACGCCCCTGCTTATGATCCTTCTTACTTGGGTCGGGCCACCAAATTCCATGCCCTGTCCCTCGTCGACCTCTTCGTCAGAGAGACGGAGGCAGTGCAGGCCAAG GCTGGAAGATATCAAAACCCTGTGGAGATCCCCTTTTTCCCAAAGCATATGACGTTGCCATCAGTGCCTCCTTACGACTTCCCAAAC GAATTGCATGCTGCTGCTGCATCTGTCAATGTCAGCAACACCATATGGCGTAAGTACTTCGATGAATGGCTTCCACAAATCACTTCGCAAGGGGACGATGGCAACTACGCACCGACAGCAGCTGCAGATCTCGTGTGCCTGCAG GCCCTGTCGAGAAGAATCCATTACGGGAGGTATGTGGCAGAAGCGAAGTACAGAGAAGCCCCACAAGATTACAACACTGCAATTAGAGCTAAG GACAGGGATGCCTTGATGAAGTTGCTGACCTTTGAAAGCCAAGAAGATGCAGTGAAGAGAAGGGTGGAGGAGAAAGCCAAGGTGTTCGGGCAAGATGTAACCTTGGGGAAAAGGGTGGACGACAGCAGCAACGCCACCAATTATAAGGTCGATCCAATGGTGGTTTATAGACTCTACGGCGACTGGGTTATTCCTATGACAAAGATGGTTCAGGTGGAATACCTCCTCCGTCGCCTTGATTGA